The DNA segment ACGACGTGCCCGCAGCCCGAGCACGTCTTGCTCGACGGGAAAAACCGATCGATTGTGACGACCTCCTTTCCGTATCGTGACGCCTTCGCTTCGATCAAGCGACAGGCTGAACCGATCGCTGCATCGCTCAATGCGCGAGCCAGGTGGTGGTTTTTCACCAGGCCGCGGATGTGGAGATTTTCCAAGTAGATCCGGTCGAACCGTTTCACTAGATTGGTGGAGAACTTGTGTAAAGTATCCCATCGCGCGTTTCGAATGCGTTCATGCAGCAATGCCAGCCGTTGCAGTGCCACACTCCGCCGCCGGCTGCCTTTCTGCTTCCGTGAAACACGCCGTTGCAACAGAGTCAGCCTGTGCTGGCGTCGTTCAGCGTGATGTGGATTGTCGATCTTCTCGCCGTTGCTCAGCGTTGCGAAAGACGTCAAGCCAAAATCAACGCCGACAGCCTCGCCGGACTTGGGCCAGTCTAGGGGCTCTATCTCCACGACCAGTGAAACAAAGTACTTGCCGGTCGTGGTTTTGATGATTCGGACTGAGGAGGGCATCGGCAGGTAGTCGCGTGTCCAGCGTATGTGCAGTCTGCCTATTTTCGCAACGGTAAGGGTCTTGGTGAGTGGATCAAACCGAAAGCCACGATGTGTATAGTTAGCTGACTGACGCCTGGATTTTTGCTTGAATGTCGGATGAGCCGCACGGTGCTCGAAGAAATTCACGAAGGCTATCTGGAGATCGCGCAAGCTCTGCTGCAGTGGTACGCTGCTCACCTCCCGAAGCCACGCAGTCTCGGGGTGACCTTTGAGTTGCGTCAGCCGCGCATCAGTTTCAGCATAGCCAATCCTGCGTCGATGCTGCACGAGCCCGTCACGACGGAGCGCCAGGGCCCAGTTCCAGACATACCGGACGCAGCCAAATGTTCGCGCCAACTGGAATACTTGTTCTTCCGTCGGGTAGGCACGAAAGGTCCAGCGTTGC comes from the Nitrospira sp. CR1.1 genome and includes:
- a CDS encoding IS200/IS605 family element transposase accessory protein TnpB, producing MKQRWTFRAYPTEEQVFQLARTFGCVRYVWNWALALRRDGLVQHRRRIGYAETDARLTQLKGHPETAWLREVSSVPLQQSLRDLQIAFVNFFEHRAAHPTFKQKSRRQSANYTHRGFRFDPLTKTLTVAKIGRLHIRWTRDYLPMPSSVRIIKTTTGKYFVSLVVEIEPLDWPKSGEAVGVDFGLTSFATLSNGEKIDNPHHAERRQHRLTLLQRRVSRKQKGSRRRSVALQRLALLHERIRNARWDTLHKFSTNLVKRFDRIYLENLHIRGLVKNHHLARALSDAAIGSACRLIEAKASRYGKEVVTIDRFFPSSKTCSGCGHVVGKLPLTIRAWSCPSCGTAHDRDINAAQNILAVGQTVSAHGAGRSTRRLPGRRATWRRSANPSR